The proteins below come from a single Tribolium castaneum strain GA2 chromosome 9, icTriCast1.1, whole genome shotgun sequence genomic window:
- the LOC656933 gene encoding nose resistant to fluoxetine protein 6 isoform X1 yields MKLLTVPIFFSICSFVKCSVNSVTPSISSNEISDNRLNKSQASESNGSEKSRQPVKLNMKQGLLMNQLLAMYTLGEESNQLCKAHSKELNVGLRALEPWALKMFDSSSKLQAGILEGNLFEFGAFQQCIQIYRDTNHGPIRGKFCSLKVKPDMNLLQKILEFRNVSRRRFSKVYQFVSNAALAWSVCIPDSCSTQDVFRHFSKTFYSLSEGLNVTVSLRDKDCVTIFDDKPLSATELSIIVFLLGFIGVVAVASLLHIFYFTSDEASNSKLVSAFSAYTNSRRIFSNGPNSDLDCVHGIRVLSTCYVVIGHRYLMLMFFPVVNSLKIMDWVLYYRSTAITGGTLCVDTFFMISGMLVSVGFFSEVKKSHGMNWVLFYLYRYMRITPPLAVVVLCYSTLVHHLGSGPVWHEMLDILQKPCQEYWWATLLHVQNYVHPFPLCMTQAWYLTCDMQYYFLSPLILVPLWKCPVFGYINFVLLYALSIASNFYFAWINRYDGGVPVTNQLFSTHYFQHHYIAPHTRAATYIIGLGVGYTVHNTKGKTIQINYATVASLWMLSIATMLASLVGCHTFHEESHDYNRLEAAIFISCSRSAWTFGIVWMVWACIHGYGGPINYVLSSYLFRVLGRISYSIYLLHMLMQYLMSGAAKMPGYFSDFSALYAAFGDLFIMVVIGFAFTVCFELPLIRLVTMALKQGHAKVNPSKE; encoded by the exons ATGAAGCTTCTAACCGTTCCAATTTTCTTTTCAATATGTTCATTTGTGAAATGTTCTGTAAATTCCGTGACTCCTTCAATAAGCTCGAACGAAATTTCCGACAACCGACTTAACAAATCGCAAGCAAGTGAAAGTAATGGTTCAGAAAAATCCAGACAACCGGtgaaattaaacatgaaacAGGGCTTACTTATGAACCAACTTTTGGCGATGTACACTTTAGGAGAGGAATCTAATCAGCTTTGTAAGGCGCATTCCAAAGAGCTTAATGTCGGACTGAGAGCTTTAGAGCCTTGGGCTTTGAAAA TGTTTGATTCGTCTTCGAAATTGCAAGCGGGAATATTGGAGGGGAACTTGTTTGAATTCGGGGCTTTTCAGCAGTGTATACAAATTTACAGAGATACCAACCATGGGCCAATTAGGGGCAAATTCTGCTCGCTTAAAGTCAAGCCCGACATGAATCTCTTGCAAAAAATTCTAGAGTTCCGAAATGTTTCGAGGAGA agatTTTCAAAAGTGTACCAATTCGTCAGCAACGCAGCCCTGGCTTGGTCCGTCTGCATCCCCGACTCGTGCTCGACTCAAGACGTTTTCAGGCACTTTTCGAAAACGTTTTACAGTCTTTCTGAGGGTTTGAACGTCACGGTGTCGCTCCGTGACAAGGACTGTGTTACAATTTTCGACGACAAGCCTTTGAGCGCGACAGAACTGTcgataat CGTTTTTCTGCTGGGTTTCATCGGCGTCGTTGCAGTTGCATCCCTGTTGCATATTTTCTACTTCACTTCGGATGAAGCATCCAACAGTAAACTTGTGTCTGCATTTTCGGCTTATACAAATTCCCGGCGCATCTTCTCGAATGGCCCCAATTCCGATCTGGATTGTGTGCACGGAATTCGAGTTTTGAGCACTTGTTACGTCGTGATCGGCCACAGATATCTCATGCTCATGTTCTTTCCGGTTGTCaacagtttgaaaattatggaT tGGGTTTTGTACTATAGGAGCACCGCCATTACCGGAGGAACTCTTTGCGTGGATACATTTTTCATGATAAGTGGGATGCTGGTGAGCGTGGGCTTTTTCAGCGAAGTGAAAAAATCGCACGGAATGAATTGGgtgcttttttatttgtacCGTTATATGAGGATAACACCTCCCCTAGCCGTCGTTGTTCTGTGCTACTCTACGCTGGTCCATCACTTAGGCTCAGGGCCGGTCTGGCACGAAATGCTGGACATTCTCCAGAAACCGTGCCAGGAATATTGGTGGGCCACCCTCCTGCACGTGCAGAATTACGTGCATCCGTTCCCCTTG TGCATGACGCAGGCATGGTATTTAACATGCGATATGCAATATTATTTCCTCTCGCCGTTGATCCTCGTCCCCCTTTGGAAATGTCCGGTTTTTGGTTACATCAATTTTGTTTTGCTTTACGCTCTATCAATTGCGagcaatttttactttgcgtGGATCAATAGATACGACGGTGGAGTTCCAGTGAC AAACCAACTTTTCTCAACACACTATTTCCAACACCATTATATCGCCCCGCACACGAGGGCCGCCACTTACATAATCGGGCTGGGGGTGGGGTACACGGTCCACAACACCAAAGGGAAAACAATCCAGATTAATTATGCAACAGTTGCAAGTCTTTGGATGCTTTCAATTGCGACAATGTTGGCTTCGTTGGTGGGTTGTCACACGTTTCATGAGGAATCGCACGATTATAACAGACTTGAGGCTgcgatttttatttcttgcTCGAGGTCGGCTTGGACTTTTGGCATTGTGTGGATGGTTTGGGCTTGTATTCACGGATATGGAG ggCCGATAAATTACGTTCTCTCGTCGTATTTGTTTCGAGTGCTGGGGCGGATAAGTTACTCGATTTATCTGTTGCACATGCTGATGCAATATTTAATGAGTGGTGCTGCGAAAATGCCTGGTTATTTTTCAGACTTCAGTGCT CTCTATGCTGCTTTCGGTGACTTATTTATAATGGTTGTAATCGGATTTGCCTTCACTGTCTGCTTTGAGCTGCCACTGATCAGGCTCGTGACAATGGCTTTAAAACAAG GACACGCAAAAGTTAACCCAAGTAAAGAATAA
- the LOC135265275 gene encoding uncharacterized protein LOC135265275, with the protein MDFSSENEIDAIASAAVSNLLPAKSRPQYEKTYLQFRQWCSMKKIDQVTENVLLAYLEEKSTTLKPPTLWALYAMLKATLNVKENIDTRYRSKKSQILDKEDISKFINEADDKIYLLMKTVLILGISGALRREELVKMKLTDIEDKQSVLIVKVPDTKTHCERIFTVSNLENIEIVRKYRALRPPRATSDRLFLKYTNGKCVNQNVGINKIGEIPSLIAKWLNKDEPKKYTGHCFRRSSATLLANAGGDLISIKRHGGWRSSTVAESYIEDSLNNKIEIANKIQPSSSTEENKITQPSTSASFNGENNFHLQASSLRPLGINGGTFSSCTFNFHMSK; encoded by the exons atggattttagcagcgaaaacgaaatagatgcaattgcaagcgcggcagtgtcgaatcttttgcctgctaaatcaagaccgcagtacgaaaaaacgtatcttcagtttcggcagtggtgttctatgaaaaagattgatcaagtaacggaaaatgttttgttggcgtatttggaagaaaagtctaccaccttaaagccaccaacactctgggccctttatgcgatgttgaaaGCCACCTTAAACGTTAAAGAGAATATCGATACAC GTTACAGAAGCAAGAAGTcgcaaattttagacaaagaagacattagcaagtttattaatgaagcagatgacaagatatatttactgatgaag actgTGCTAATTTTGGGTATATCGGGAGCCCTTCGACGTGaagaattagttaaaatgaagctaactgacatagaagataaacagtctgtcttaattgtgaaggtgcctgatacaaaaacccactgcgaacgaatatttactgtttcaaatttagaaaatatagaaattgtcagaaaatatAGAGCTTTGCGGCCTCCACGGGCGACTAGTgaccgtttatttttaaagtataccaacggaaaatgtgtgaatcaaaatgttggaattaacaaaatcggagagataccaagtttgattgcaaagtggcttaacaaagacgaacctaaaaaatatactggtCACTGCTTCAGAAGAAGCTCTGCCACTCTTTTGGCGAATGCTGGAGGTgatctaatttcaattaaacgtcATGGGGGCTGGAGAAGCAGCACAGTGGCAGAAAGTTACATCGAGGactctttgaataataaaattgaaattgccaataaaattcaaccttcttcctccacagaagaaaacaaaatcactcAACCTTCTACATCGGCTTCTTTTAATGGCGAAAATAACTTTCATTTACAAGCGTCTTCACTCAGGCCTCTGGGGATAAACGGGGGCACGTTTTCGTcatgcacatttaattttcatatgtcaaagtaa
- the LOC656933 gene encoding nose resistant to fluoxetine protein 6 isoform X2 — translation MKLLTVPIFFSICSFVKCSVNSVTPSISSNEISDNRLNKSQASESNGSEKSRQPVKLNMKQGLLMNQLLAMYTLGEESNQLCKAHSKELNVGLRALEPWALKMFDSSSKLQAGILEGNLFEFGAFQQCIQIYRDTNHGPIRGKFCSLKVKPDMNLLQKILEFRNVSRRRFSKVYQFVSNAALAWSVCIPDSCSTQDVFRHFSKTFYSLSEGLNVTVSLRDKDCVTIFDDKPLSATELSIIVFLLGFIGVVAVASLLHIFYFTSDEASNSKLVSAFSAYTNSRRIFSNGPNSDLDCVHGIRVLSTCYVVIGHRYLMLMFFPVVNSLKIMDWVLYYRSTAITGGTLCVDTFFMISGMLVSVGFFSEVKKSHGMNWVLFYLYRYMRITPPLAVVVLCYSTLVHHLGSGPVWHEMLDILQKPCQEYWWATLLHVQNYVHPFPLCMTQAWYLTCDMQYYFLSPLILVPLWKCPVFGYINFVLLYALSIASNFYFAWINRYDGGVPVTNQLFSTHYFQHHYIAPHTRAATYIIGLGVGYTVHNTKGKTIQINYATVASLWMLSIATMLASLVGCHTFHEESHDYNRLEAAIFISCSRSAWTFGIVWMVWACIHGYGGPINYVLSSYLFRVLGRISYSIYLLHMLMQYLMSGAAKMPGYFSDFSALYAAFGDLFIMVVIGFAFTVCFELPLIRLVTMALKQVNPSKE, via the exons ATGAAGCTTCTAACCGTTCCAATTTTCTTTTCAATATGTTCATTTGTGAAATGTTCTGTAAATTCCGTGACTCCTTCAATAAGCTCGAACGAAATTTCCGACAACCGACTTAACAAATCGCAAGCAAGTGAAAGTAATGGTTCAGAAAAATCCAGACAACCGGtgaaattaaacatgaaacAGGGCTTACTTATGAACCAACTTTTGGCGATGTACACTTTAGGAGAGGAATCTAATCAGCTTTGTAAGGCGCATTCCAAAGAGCTTAATGTCGGACTGAGAGCTTTAGAGCCTTGGGCTTTGAAAA TGTTTGATTCGTCTTCGAAATTGCAAGCGGGAATATTGGAGGGGAACTTGTTTGAATTCGGGGCTTTTCAGCAGTGTATACAAATTTACAGAGATACCAACCATGGGCCAATTAGGGGCAAATTCTGCTCGCTTAAAGTCAAGCCCGACATGAATCTCTTGCAAAAAATTCTAGAGTTCCGAAATGTTTCGAGGAGA agatTTTCAAAAGTGTACCAATTCGTCAGCAACGCAGCCCTGGCTTGGTCCGTCTGCATCCCCGACTCGTGCTCGACTCAAGACGTTTTCAGGCACTTTTCGAAAACGTTTTACAGTCTTTCTGAGGGTTTGAACGTCACGGTGTCGCTCCGTGACAAGGACTGTGTTACAATTTTCGACGACAAGCCTTTGAGCGCGACAGAACTGTcgataat CGTTTTTCTGCTGGGTTTCATCGGCGTCGTTGCAGTTGCATCCCTGTTGCATATTTTCTACTTCACTTCGGATGAAGCATCCAACAGTAAACTTGTGTCTGCATTTTCGGCTTATACAAATTCCCGGCGCATCTTCTCGAATGGCCCCAATTCCGATCTGGATTGTGTGCACGGAATTCGAGTTTTGAGCACTTGTTACGTCGTGATCGGCCACAGATATCTCATGCTCATGTTCTTTCCGGTTGTCaacagtttgaaaattatggaT tGGGTTTTGTACTATAGGAGCACCGCCATTACCGGAGGAACTCTTTGCGTGGATACATTTTTCATGATAAGTGGGATGCTGGTGAGCGTGGGCTTTTTCAGCGAAGTGAAAAAATCGCACGGAATGAATTGGgtgcttttttatttgtacCGTTATATGAGGATAACACCTCCCCTAGCCGTCGTTGTTCTGTGCTACTCTACGCTGGTCCATCACTTAGGCTCAGGGCCGGTCTGGCACGAAATGCTGGACATTCTCCAGAAACCGTGCCAGGAATATTGGTGGGCCACCCTCCTGCACGTGCAGAATTACGTGCATCCGTTCCCCTTG TGCATGACGCAGGCATGGTATTTAACATGCGATATGCAATATTATTTCCTCTCGCCGTTGATCCTCGTCCCCCTTTGGAAATGTCCGGTTTTTGGTTACATCAATTTTGTTTTGCTTTACGCTCTATCAATTGCGagcaatttttactttgcgtGGATCAATAGATACGACGGTGGAGTTCCAGTGAC AAACCAACTTTTCTCAACACACTATTTCCAACACCATTATATCGCCCCGCACACGAGGGCCGCCACTTACATAATCGGGCTGGGGGTGGGGTACACGGTCCACAACACCAAAGGGAAAACAATCCAGATTAATTATGCAACAGTTGCAAGTCTTTGGATGCTTTCAATTGCGACAATGTTGGCTTCGTTGGTGGGTTGTCACACGTTTCATGAGGAATCGCACGATTATAACAGACTTGAGGCTgcgatttttatttcttgcTCGAGGTCGGCTTGGACTTTTGGCATTGTGTGGATGGTTTGGGCTTGTATTCACGGATATGGAG ggCCGATAAATTACGTTCTCTCGTCGTATTTGTTTCGAGTGCTGGGGCGGATAAGTTACTCGATTTATCTGTTGCACATGCTGATGCAATATTTAATGAGTGGTGCTGCGAAAATGCCTGGTTATTTTTCAGACTTCAGTGCT CTCTATGCTGCTTTCGGTGACTTATTTATAATGGTTGTAATCGGATTTGCCTTCACTGTCTGCTTTGAGCTGCCACTGATCAGGCTCGTGACAATGGCTTTAAAACAAG TTAACCCAAGTAAAGAATAA